In the bacterium genome, one interval contains:
- a CDS encoding tetratricopeptide repeat protein — protein MFIKIGLILLFLISQTPEGCSKTSGGIKDSAKAQKILKDDQILIAKKEVQEKPDSADAHYKLGIRYFSKGLVIQAIEEFEKALKINPEYVDALLGLATIDLQKDDISSAKEKINRAQNISPENPQVHNMLGNIYLVEKNLKAAEVQFEKSLKLNPDSANTHYNVANLYYLQGRKNEAIDEYKKVIKIEPRNSDAYLRLGSIYMEIRSYDDAIATFSQVIKILPDNPLGYDYLGSAFFSQGKTEEAVTQFKKAIDIEPKFFPGYEHLGNVYFTQKMYQESIDAYKKALAINPKLPLVYLRLGIIYEIEKRYEEAITTYKAAIEFNPDFAQPYNNLAYLYAEQGTNLKSALSLAITAVKLAPNSAGTLDTLGWVYYQLARYDEAIANLEQAAMLAPTQPMITYHLGLAYYKKGNNIKAKEILNKVLQGQPNFPEAKIIKEIIKKIY, from the coding sequence ATGTTTATTAAAATAGGTCTGATATTATTATTTCTCATCTCTCAAACACCAGAAGGTTGTAGTAAGACATCCGGCGGGATAAAAGATTCAGCGAAGGCACAGAAAATACTCAAAGATGACCAAATCCTGATAGCAAAAAAAGAAGTCCAGGAAAAACCTGACTCTGCTGATGCTCATTATAAATTAGGGATAAGATATTTTAGCAAAGGATTGGTTATCCAGGCAATTGAAGAATTTGAAAAGGCATTAAAGATTAATCCTGAATATGTAGATGCCTTATTAGGATTAGCCACAATTGACCTACAAAAGGATGATATTAGTTCTGCTAAAGAAAAAATTAATAGAGCTCAAAATATCTCGCCTGAAAATCCACAAGTACATAATATGCTGGGCAATATATATTTAGTTGAAAAGAATCTAAAAGCCGCAGAAGTTCAATTTGAAAAATCTCTAAAATTAAATCCTGATTCTGCAAATACCCACTATAATGTAGCCAATCTTTATTATCTTCAAGGAAGAAAAAACGAGGCAATTGATGAGTATAAAAAAGTCATTAAAATAGAACCCCGTAATTCTGACGCCTACCTTAGACTCGGCTCTATTTATATGGAGATTCGTTCTTATGATGATGCCATTGCCACATTTAGTCAGGTAATAAAAATACTGCCGGATAATCCTCTTGGATATGATTATTTAGGGTCAGCGTTTTTTAGTCAAGGAAAAACCGAAGAGGCGGTAACTCAATTTAAAAAGGCTATTGACATAGAACCAAAATTCTTCCCTGGCTATGAACATCTGGGCAATGTCTATTTTACTCAAAAGATGTATCAAGAATCAATAGATGCCTATAAAAAGGCATTAGCGATTAACCCAAAATTACCTCTGGTATATTTAAGATTAGGGATAATTTATGAGATTGAAAAAAGATATGAAGAGGCAATAACCACTTATAAAGCCGCAATTGAATTTAATCCTGATTTTGCACAACCATATAATAATCTTGCGTATCTCTATGCAGAACAAGGAACTAATCTTAAATCTGCTCTTTCTTTAGCTATAACTGCCGTTAAATTAGCCCCTAATTCCGCAGGAACCCTTGATACACTCGGTTGGGTGTATTATCAATTAGCCAGATATGACGAGGCAATCGCTAATTTAGAACAGGCCGCTATGCTTGCTCCAACTCAACCAATGATTACTTATCATCTTGGTCTGGCTTATTATAAAAAAGGAAATAATATTAAGGCAAAAGAAATTTTGAATAAAGTCCTTCAAGGACAGCCCAACTTCCCGGAGGCAAAAATTATTAAAGAAATAATTAAAAAAATATATTGA